In a single window of the Anguilla rostrata isolate EN2019 chromosome 6, ASM1855537v3, whole genome shotgun sequence genome:
- the sesn1 gene encoding sestrin-1 isoform X2, giving the protein MRHATSANEPTENGSFTVSQLFNICAPCERLSKKEIGVRIPRPIGSGPSRFIPEKEILQVSKVDARTQSIFQDAFSTMGRLDNISLVMGFHPRYLESFLRTQHYLLQMDGPLSLQYRHYIGIMAAARHQCSYLVNLHVSGFLHVGGDPKWLNGLEGAPQKLQNLGELNKILAHRPWLVTKAHIEHLLKTEEHSWSLAELIHAVVLLTHYHSLASYAFGCGITPEIHCDGGHTFRPPSVSGYCACDIANGNGAMVEMHCNHQGTEASCEVEVLMEKMKQLQECRDEEEATQEEMTTRFEREKTESMLVGAAEDEEMVPSRDVSRHFEDPSYGYKDFSRRGEHVPTFRVQDYSWEDHGYSLVNRLYPDVGQLLDEKFQMAYNLTYNTMATHKDVDTSTLRRAIWNYIHCMFGIRYDDYDYGEINQLLDRNFKVYIKTVVCSPEKITKRMYESFWRQFQHSEKVHVNLLLMEARMQAELLYALRAITRYMT; this is encoded by the exons ATGAGACACGCCACATCAGCCAACGAACCTACGGAAAACGGATCTTTTACAGTGTCACAGTTGTTCAACATATGCGCTCCTTGTGAACGTCTCAGTAAAAAg GAAATCGGAGTGAGGATCCCAAGACCTATAGGAAGTGGACCAAGCAGATTTATCCCAGAGAAAGAG ATACTCCAGGTTAGCAAAGTGGATGCTAGGACGCAGTCGATATTTCAGGACGCGTTTTCCACGATGGGACGCCTCGACAACATCTCCTTGGTGATGGGCTTCCACCCCCGCTACCTGGAGAGCTTCCTGCGGACGCAGCATTACCTGCTCCAGATGGAcggccccctctctctgcagtatCGTCACTACATCGGCATAATG GCTGCAGCCCGGCACCAGTGTTCCTACCTGGTCAACCTGCATGTCAGCGGCTTCCTGCACGTGGGGGGGGACCCCAAATGGCTGAACGGCCTGGAGGGGGCCCCGCAGAAGCTCCAGAACCTGGGGGAGCTCAACAAAATCCTGGCTCACCGCCCGTGGCTGGTGACCAAAGCGCACATAGAG CACCTGCTGAAGACTGAGGAGCACAGCTGGTCGTTGGCCGAGCTGATCCACGCGGTGGTGCTGCTCACACACTACCACTCCCTGGCGTCCTACGCCTTCGGCTGCGGGATCACCCCCGAGATCCACTGCGACGGGGGCCACACCTTCCGCCCCCCCTCCGTCAGCGGCTACTGCGCGTGCGACATCGCCAACGGCAACGGGGCCATGGTGGAGATGCACTGCAACCATCAG GGGACGGAGGCGTCGTGCGAGGTGGAGGTGCTGATGGAGAAGATGAAGCAGCTGCAGGAGTGCCGAGACGAGGAGGAGGCCACGCAGGAGGAGATGACCACGCGCTTCGAGCGGGAGAAGACGGAGAGCATGCTGGTGGGCGCCGCAG AGGACGAAGAGATGGTGCCCTCGAGAGACGTTTCCCGCCATTTTGAGGACCCCAGTTACGGCTACAAGGACTTCTCCAGACGAGGGGAGCACGTGCCCACCTTCAGAGTCCAG GACTACAGCTGGGAGGATCATGGGTACTCCTTGGTCAACCGCCTGTACCCAGACGTGGGGCAGCTACTGGATGAGAAGTTCCAGATGGCTTACAACCTGACATACAACACCATGGCGACGCACAAAGACGTGGACACCTCCACTCTGCGGCGGGCTATCTGGAACTACATACACTGCATGTTTGGCATCAG ataTGATGACTATGACTACGGGGAGATAAACCAGCTGCTGGATCGCAACTTCAAAGTATATATCAAGACGGTGGTCTGCAGTCCGGAGAAGATCACCAAAAGAATGTATGAAAGCTTCTGGAGACAATTTCAGCACTCCGAAAAG gTCCACGTAAATTTGCTTCTTATGGAAGCGCGGATGCAGGCTGAACTGCTGTATGCTCTGAGAGCCATAACTCGCTATATGACATGA